In Arthrobacter sp. UKPF54-2, the following are encoded in one genomic region:
- a CDS encoding formate--tetrahydrofolate ligase → MSENTTETAAAAPATPVPSDLEIAQRATMRPIEDIAAAAGINPEALEFYGRYKAKIDPAKLTLDTAHAPGKVVLVSAMSPTPAGEGKSTTTVGLADSLARAGHRVMIALREPSLGPILGMKGGATGGGYSQVLPMDEINLHFTGDFHAITSANNALMALVDNHIYQGNALNIDPRRMTFKRVLDMNDRALREVVIGLGGPTQGVPRQDGFDITVASEIMAVFCLATDLDDLRTRLGRITFGYTYDREPVTVADLGVQGALTMLLKDAIKPNLVQTIAGTPALVHGGPFANIAHGCNSLIATQTARALADVVITEAGFGADLGAEKFMDIKARMADVAPSAVVVVATIRALKMHGGVAKDQLKEPDVEALAAGVANLQRHVRNVEKFGITPVVAINKFGTDTAEELDWLLDWCAAEGVQAAVADVWGRGGGGDGGDELAAKVAAAIDAPHGFRHLYPLEMSVEDKIRTIVQEIYGADGVDFSVPALKRLAEIEKNGWSGMPVCMAKTQYSFSDDATKLGAPKGFTVHVRDLIPKTGAGFIVALTGAVMTMPGLPKVPAAMRMDVDAGGNPVGLF, encoded by the coding sequence ATGTCTGAGAACACCACGGAAACCGCAGCAGCCGCGCCCGCAACGCCGGTCCCCAGCGACCTGGAGATCGCCCAGCGGGCCACCATGCGGCCGATCGAGGACATCGCCGCCGCCGCCGGGATCAACCCCGAGGCGCTGGAATTCTACGGCCGCTACAAGGCGAAAATCGACCCGGCCAAGCTGACCCTGGACACCGCGCACGCCCCCGGCAAGGTGGTGCTCGTCTCGGCCATGTCACCGACGCCGGCCGGCGAGGGCAAATCCACCACCACGGTCGGCCTGGCGGACTCGCTGGCCCGGGCCGGGCACCGGGTGATGATCGCGCTGCGCGAGCCCTCGCTGGGGCCGATCCTTGGCATGAAGGGCGGCGCGACCGGCGGCGGCTACTCCCAGGTCCTGCCGATGGACGAAATCAACCTGCATTTCACCGGCGACTTCCACGCCATCACCTCCGCCAACAACGCCCTGATGGCGCTGGTGGACAACCACATCTACCAGGGCAACGCGCTGAACATCGACCCGCGCCGGATGACCTTCAAGCGGGTGCTGGACATGAACGACCGGGCCCTGCGCGAGGTGGTCATCGGCCTGGGCGGCCCCACGCAGGGCGTGCCGCGGCAGGACGGCTTCGACATCACGGTCGCCTCGGAGATCATGGCGGTGTTCTGCCTGGCCACCGACCTGGACGACCTGCGCACCCGGCTGGGCCGGATCACCTTCGGCTACACCTACGACCGCGAACCGGTCACCGTGGCCGACCTCGGCGTCCAGGGCGCCCTGACCATGCTGCTCAAGGACGCCATCAAACCCAACCTGGTGCAGACCATCGCGGGCACCCCGGCGCTGGTCCACGGCGGCCCGTTCGCCAACATCGCGCACGGCTGCAACTCCCTGATCGCCACCCAGACGGCCCGGGCCCTGGCCGACGTCGTCATCACGGAGGCCGGCTTCGGCGCCGACCTGGGCGCCGAGAAGTTCATGGACATCAAGGCGAGAATGGCCGACGTCGCGCCGTCCGCCGTCGTGGTGGTGGCGACGATCCGCGCGCTCAAGATGCACGGCGGCGTCGCCAAGGACCAACTGAAGGAGCCCGACGTCGAGGCACTGGCCGCCGGCGTCGCGAACCTGCAGCGGCACGTACGCAACGTGGAGAAGTTCGGCATCACCCCGGTGGTCGCGATCAACAAGTTCGGCACGGACACCGCGGAGGAACTCGACTGGCTGCTGGATTGGTGCGCCGCGGAGGGTGTGCAGGCCGCCGTCGCCGATGTCTGGGGCCGCGGCGGAGGCGGCGACGGCGGCGATGAGCTCGCCGCGAAGGTCGCCGCCGCCATCGACGCCCCGCACGGCTTCCGGCACCTGTACCCGCTGGAGATGTCCGTGGAGGACAAGATCCGCACCATCGTGCAGGAGATCTACGGGGCCGACGGCGTCGACTTCTCCGTCCCGGCGCTCAAGCGGCTCGCGGAAATCGAGAAGAACGGCTGGTCCGGGATGCCGGTCTGCATGGCGAAAACGCAGTACTCCTTCAGCGACGACGCCACCAAACTCGGCGCACCGAAGGGCTTCACGGTCCACGTCCGCGATCTGATTCCCAAGACCGGAGCGGGTTTCATCGTGGCGCTCACCGGCGCGGTAATGACCATGCCGGGCCTGCCCAAGGTCCCGGCGGCGATGCGGATGGACGTCGACGCCGGCGGCAACCCCGTCGGCCTGTTCTAA